In one Terriglobales bacterium genomic region, the following are encoded:
- a CDS encoding acetamidase/formamidase family protein, translated as MLKRAVTTALLCAAAVAQTQHLAATPKTVAWGYYDAAAPPVLRVKSGDAVEFETLITSSPTRLEAAGVAPSDVQQSLRDIYREVTNKGPGGHILTGPVFIEGAEPGDVLEVRIQKIDLAIPYAYNGFSPGRGFLPEDFPYPRTRIIPLDRERMLARFAPGVEIPLHPFFGSMGVAPPEVSGRINSAPPWIHGGNLDNKELVAGATLFLPVHARGALFFLGDGHAGQGNGEVDITALETSLTGTLQFIVRKDLKLRWPRAETPTHYISMGFHEDLNEATKLAVREMIDFIATARHLSRDEAYMLTSVAGDVDITQLVDGNKGVHVMLPKAIFK; from the coding sequence ATGCTCAAACGCGCCGTCACCACCGCCCTGCTCTGCGCCGCCGCCGTTGCGCAAACCCAGCACCTCGCCGCCACGCCGAAGACCGTCGCCTGGGGCTACTACGACGCGGCCGCGCCGCCGGTGTTGCGCGTCAAGTCGGGCGACGCGGTCGAGTTCGAGACGCTCATCACCTCCAGCCCCACGCGCCTCGAGGCCGCCGGCGTCGCGCCCAGCGACGTGCAGCAGTCGCTGCGCGACATCTACCGCGAGGTCACCAACAAGGGTCCGGGCGGGCACATCCTGACCGGGCCGGTGTTCATCGAGGGCGCCGAACCGGGCGACGTGCTCGAAGTCCGTATCCAGAAAATTGACCTGGCGATTCCGTACGCCTACAACGGCTTCTCTCCGGGACGCGGCTTCCTGCCGGAAGATTTTCCCTACCCGCGCACGCGCATCATCCCGCTCGATCGCGAGCGCATGCTGGCGCGCTTCGCGCCGGGCGTGGAAATCCCGCTGCATCCCTTCTTCGGCAGCATGGGCGTTGCGCCGCCGGAAGTTTCCGGACGCATCAACAGCGCGCCGCCGTGGATCCATGGCGGCAACCTCGACAACAAAGAACTCGTCGCCGGCGCCACGCTGTTCCTGCCGGTGCACGCGCGCGGCGCGCTCTTCTTCCTCGGAGACGGGCACGCCGGTCAGGGCAACGGCGAGGTGGACATCACCGCGCTGGAAACGTCTCTCACCGGAACGCTGCAGTTCATCGTGCGCAAGGACTTGAAACTGCGCTGGCCGCGCGCCGAAACGCCCACCCACTACATCAGCATGGGCTTCCACGAAGACCTGAACGAGGCGACCAAGCTGGCGGTGCGCGAGATGATTGACTTCATCGCCACCGCGCGCCACCTCAGCCGCGACGAAGCCTACATGCTCACCAGCGTGGCCGGCGACGTGGACATCACCCAGCTGGTGGATGGCAACAAGGGCGTGCACGTCATGCTGCCGAAGGCGATCTTCAAGTGA
- a CDS encoding vitamin B12-dependent ribonucleotide reductase — protein MAEVTNKTVAPTQPVAAESAPPRPSRKKAPGLSFRRLFTKAGVSPYDEVEWELRNAVITDAQGNAIFEQKDVEVPKDWSMTATNIVASKYLHGRLGTSERETGVRQLVARVAETIRDWGQAQGYFRSSEDAAIFHDELVHILLQQKAAFNSPVWFNVGCDRIEPNSDATNWHWNAALGKVEFSRTGYSAPQCSACFINSVKDSLDSILTLAKTEGMLFKWGSGTGTNLSPLRGSMEILSGGGQASGPLSFMKGFDAFAGVIKSGGKTRRAAKMVILNIDHPDIIDFIECKAKEEAKAWALVNAGYDGSSPDSEAYSSIFFQNANNSVRVTDEFMLAVERDADFSLRAVSGGGVVSTHKARTLLRKIGEATWQCGDPGMQFDTTINRWHTSKNTARINASNPCSEYMFLDDSACNLASLNLMKFAPNGTFDVQAYRHAVDVVITAQEILVDNASYPTEMIARNSHDYRPLGLGYANLGALLMAAGLPYDSEAGRDYAACVTAIMCGQAYLQSSRIAELCEPLAPATELVSTRLGVHDADSMPGAACPGFYINREPFLDVIRMHRASVNSIGASTLSSASTVKNSQLADLIEASKQTWDEALAHGEKHGYRNSQVTVLAPTGTIGFMMDCDTTGIEPDLALVKYKKLVGGGMIKIVNQTVPAALFKLGYSDEQAQAIVSYIDATGTIEGAPHIKDEHLAVFDCSFKPAKGTRSIHYMGHLRMMAATQPFISGAISKTVNLPNEASIEDICEAYTQSWKLGLKAVAIYRDGCKKSQPLSAAGTPTASSGASPATNDPRLTTVIEQDPNGPPRAVRHKLPEERLSITHKFSIGGHDGYITVGLYKDGSPGEIFITMAKEGSTVSGLMDSFALAISMALQHGVPLKLLCDKFAHTRFEPSGWTQNPEIGYAKSVMDYIFRWLQQRFLTGQQQMLFDELRPKTNGALPGAVGPVSASASSDDIGLDTTGSENRPPARGVVHAADALKDIVDMGDAPSCSTCGAIMTRNGSCYRCMSCGSTSGCS, from the coding sequence ATGGCCGAAGTAACCAACAAGACCGTTGCCCCTACACAGCCGGTCGCGGCTGAATCCGCCCCTCCCCGTCCGTCGCGCAAGAAGGCGCCGGGCCTGAGCTTCCGCCGCCTGTTCACCAAGGCCGGCGTCTCGCCTTACGACGAAGTCGAGTGGGAGCTGCGCAATGCCGTCATCACCGACGCGCAGGGCAATGCCATCTTCGAGCAGAAAGATGTCGAGGTCCCCAAGGACTGGTCCATGACGGCGACCAACATCGTGGCCAGCAAGTACCTGCACGGCCGGCTGGGGACGAGCGAGCGCGAAACCGGCGTGCGCCAGCTCGTGGCGCGCGTGGCTGAGACGATTCGCGACTGGGGACAGGCGCAGGGATACTTCCGCAGCTCGGAAGACGCGGCCATCTTCCACGACGAGCTGGTGCACATCCTGTTGCAGCAGAAAGCGGCGTTCAACTCGCCGGTATGGTTCAACGTGGGCTGCGACCGCATCGAGCCCAACAGCGACGCCACCAACTGGCACTGGAACGCGGCGCTGGGAAAAGTTGAGTTCAGCCGCACAGGCTATTCGGCGCCGCAGTGCTCGGCGTGCTTCATCAATTCGGTCAAGGACTCGCTCGACTCCATCCTCACCCTTGCCAAGACCGAGGGCATGCTCTTCAAGTGGGGCTCGGGCACGGGCACGAACCTCTCGCCGCTGCGCGGCTCGATGGAGATCCTGAGCGGTGGCGGCCAGGCCTCCGGCCCGCTGAGCTTCATGAAGGGCTTCGACGCCTTCGCCGGCGTGATCAAGAGCGGCGGCAAGACACGGCGCGCCGCCAAGATGGTCATCCTCAACATTGACCATCCCGACATCATCGACTTTATCGAGTGCAAGGCGAAGGAAGAAGCCAAGGCGTGGGCGCTGGTCAACGCCGGCTACGACGGCTCCTCGCCCGACTCGGAGGCATACAGCTCCATCTTCTTCCAGAACGCCAACAACTCGGTGCGCGTGACCGACGAGTTCATGCTCGCCGTCGAGCGCGACGCCGATTTCTCGCTGCGCGCCGTCTCCGGCGGCGGCGTGGTGAGCACGCACAAGGCGCGCACGCTGCTGCGCAAGATCGGCGAAGCCACCTGGCAATGCGGCGACCCCGGCATGCAGTTCGACACCACCATCAACCGGTGGCACACCTCGAAGAACACGGCGCGCATCAACGCGTCGAACCCGTGTTCGGAGTACATGTTCCTCGACGATTCGGCGTGCAACCTGGCGTCCCTCAACTTGATGAAGTTCGCGCCCAACGGCACGTTTGACGTGCAGGCCTACCGGCACGCCGTTGACGTGGTCATCACCGCGCAGGAAATCCTGGTGGACAACGCCAGCTATCCCACCGAGATGATCGCGCGCAACTCGCACGACTATCGCCCGCTGGGCCTGGGTTACGCCAACCTGGGCGCGCTGCTGATGGCGGCCGGGCTGCCGTACGACTCGGAGGCCGGACGCGACTACGCCGCCTGCGTCACCGCCATCATGTGCGGGCAGGCGTACCTGCAGTCCTCGCGGATCGCGGAATTGTGCGAGCCGCTGGCGCCGGCCACCGAGCTGGTGAGCACGCGGCTGGGCGTGCACGACGCCGACTCAATGCCGGGCGCGGCCTGCCCCGGCTTCTACATCAACCGCGAGCCGTTCCTCGACGTGATCCGCATGCACCGCGCCTCGGTCAACAGCATCGGCGCAAGCACGCTCTCGTCCGCATCGACGGTGAAGAACTCGCAGCTCGCCGACCTGATCGAGGCCAGCAAGCAGACCTGGGACGAAGCCCTCGCCCACGGCGAGAAACACGGCTACCGCAACTCCCAGGTCACCGTGCTGGCGCCCACCGGCACCATCGGCTTCATGATGGACTGCGACACCACCGGCATCGAGCCCGACCTGGCGCTGGTGAAATACAAGAAGCTGGTGGGCGGCGGCATGATCAAGATCGTGAACCAGACGGTGCCGGCGGCGCTGTTCAAGCTCGGCTACTCCGACGAGCAGGCGCAGGCCATCGTCAGCTACATTGACGCGACCGGCACCATCGAGGGCGCGCCGCACATCAAGGACGAGCACCTGGCCGTCTTCGACTGCTCGTTCAAGCCGGCCAAGGGAACGCGCAGCATCCACTACATGGGGCACCTGCGCATGATGGCGGCCACGCAGCCGTTCATCAGCGGCGCCATTTCCAAGACCGTGAACCTGCCCAACGAAGCCAGCATCGAAGACATCTGCGAGGCCTACACGCAGAGCTGGAAGCTGGGGCTGAAGGCAGTGGCGATCTATCGCGATGGCTGCAAGAAGTCGCAGCCGCTCAGCGCGGCCGGAACCCCGACCGCGTCGTCTGGAGCTTCGCCAGCGACCAACGACCCACGACTCACGACCGTGATCGAGCAGGACCCCAATGGCCCGCCGCGCGCCGTGCGCCACAAGCTGCCGGAAGAGCGGCTCTCCATCACGCACAAGTTCTCCATCGGCGGGCACGACGGCTACATCACCGTCGGCCTCTACAAAGACGGCTCGCCGGGCGAGATCTTCATCACCATGGCGAAGGAGGGCTCGACCGTCTCCGGCCTGATGGACAGCTTCGCCCTGGCCATCAGCATGGCGCTGCAGCACGGCGTGCCGCTCAAGCTGCTCTGCGACAAGTTCGCGCACACGCGCTTTGAGCCTTCCGGCTGGACGCAGAACCCGGAGATCGGCTACGCCAAGAGCGTGATGGACTACATCTTCCGCTGGCTGCAGCAGCGCTTCCTCACCGGCCAGCAGCAGATGCTGTTCGATGAGCTGCGTCCCAAAACCAACGGCGCGCTTCCGGGCGCTGTCGGCCCGGTCTCAGCTTCGGCCTCGAGCGACGACATCGGCCTCGACACCACTGGTTCGGAGAACCGTCCGCCGGCGCGCGGCGTGGTGCACGCGGCCGACGCGTTGAAGGACATCGTCGACATGGGCGACGCGCCCTCGTGCTCCACCTGCGGCGCCATCATGACGCGCAACGGCAGTTGCTACCGCTGCATGAGCTGCGGCTCCACCAGCGGGTGCTCATAG
- a CDS encoding HAD-IA family hydrolase, translated as MAVQVRQPIPAERLKLLIFDLDGTLVDSRLDLANSVNAMLRNYGRPALPCDVIASYVGDGAPMLVRRALGDPDDEQYLAEALNFFLAYYREHKLDNTLVYEGVEDALRAAQSARNGSPPRALAVLSNKPVRPSQQIVDALGLGEFFFRVYGGNSFPTKKPDPLGARTLLEEANAAPDQTAIIGDSDIDVLTGRNAGLWTIGVNYGFAPHTLEAAPPDVLVNSPAELAALFQSRQCCSG; from the coding sequence ATGGCCGTGCAAGTCCGCCAACCCATTCCCGCCGAACGCCTGAAGCTGCTCATCTTCGACCTGGATGGCACGCTGGTGGACTCGCGTCTCGACCTGGCGAATTCCGTGAACGCCATGCTCCGGAACTACGGGCGCCCGGCGCTGCCATGTGACGTGATCGCCAGCTACGTGGGCGACGGCGCGCCTATGCTCGTTCGCCGCGCGCTGGGCGATCCTGACGACGAGCAGTACCTGGCCGAGGCGCTGAACTTTTTTCTCGCCTACTACCGCGAACACAAGCTCGACAACACGCTGGTTTACGAGGGCGTGGAGGACGCCTTGCGCGCGGCGCAGAGCGCGCGCAACGGCAGCCCGCCGCGGGCGCTCGCCGTGCTTAGCAACAAGCCGGTGCGTCCCTCGCAGCAGATCGTGGACGCGCTCGGCCTGGGCGAGTTCTTCTTCCGCGTCTATGGCGGCAACAGCTTCCCCACCAAGAAGCCCGATCCGCTCGGCGCGCGCACGCTGCTGGAAGAAGCCAACGCTGCGCCGGACCAGACCGCCATCATCGGCGACTCCGACATTGATGTCCTCACCGGACGCAACGCCGGCCTGTGGACAATCGGCGTCAACTACGGCTTCGCGCCACACACCCTTGAAGCGGCCCCGCCCGACGTGCTGGTGAATTCCCCCGCGGAGCTGGCGGCGTTGTTCCAGTCTCGCCAGTGTTGTTCAGGATGA
- a CDS encoding DUF2834 domain-containing protein: MKPRTLCLLLCLLGAALPLWQFLPFVREHGLDMRIFVQQLFATPVSGFFGMDVIVSSLVLWVLVAIEGKRAGVRHRWAPIVANLLVGVSLGLPLFLYLRQQAAEATRTATA, from the coding sequence ATGAAGCCACGCACGCTCTGCCTGCTGCTCTGTCTCCTGGGCGCTGCCCTCCCGCTGTGGCAATTCCTGCCCTTCGTCCGCGAGCACGGGCTCGACATGCGCATCTTCGTCCAGCAGCTCTTCGCGACGCCAGTCAGCGGGTTCTTCGGCATGGACGTGATCGTGTCGTCGCTCGTGCTGTGGGTCCTGGTAGCGATCGAGGGCAAGCGCGCCGGTGTGCGTCATCGCTGGGCGCCCATCGTCGCCAACCTGCTCGTAGGTGTCTCGCTCGGCCTGCCGCTATTTCTTTACCTGCGCCAGCAGGCGGCTGAAGCAACCAGGACGGCCACTGCGTAA
- the uvrB gene encoding excinuclease ABC subunit UvrB, whose translation MPDFKLVSDYQPQGDQGTAIESLSRGVFDGEKHQVLLGVTGSGKTYTMAKVIEQVNRPALVLAHNKTLAAQLFHEFKQFFPQNAVEYFVSYYDYYQPEAYIPSADVYIEKEATINDELDKLRLSATRSLFERRDCIIVASVSCIYGLGSPEAYYGMLLFLEKGQKIARQEILRKLVEILYERNDTDFRRGSFRVRGDVIEVFPTYDDFAYRIELFGDEVESLSQIDPLFGAVRQRYARLPIYPKTHYVMKPETKNRAIESILKELAWWEKELEGQGRMVESQRIHQRTRFDLEMMKEVGYCHGIENYSRHFTGRLPGEPPPTLLDYVPRDFLLFVDESHQTVPQLHAMWHGDRSRKEVLIEYGFRLPSALDNRPLTFEEFEHRVNQAIYVSATPGPYELTKSAGVVTEQIIRPTGLVDPEVEVRPVKGQIDDLLHEIRARVARKERVLVTTLTKRMAEDLAEYYTEVGVRCRYMHSEIETLERVKILRDLRRGEFDVLIGINLLREGLDLPEVSLVAILDADKEGFLRSSGSLIQTIGRCARNLNGRSILYADRMTDSMKKAIDETERRRAIQRAYNEEHGITPESIVRPVSMALASIVEADYVDVTSASDEVPEFKSQEELDAYIARLEADMREAAKRFEFEQAAKLRDRVRDLRTKEFLFA comes from the coding sequence ATGCCCGATTTCAAGCTCGTCTCCGACTACCAGCCGCAGGGCGACCAGGGCACGGCCATCGAGTCGCTGAGCCGGGGTGTGTTCGACGGCGAGAAGCACCAGGTGCTGCTCGGCGTCACCGGCTCGGGCAAAACGTACACCATGGCCAAGGTGATCGAGCAGGTGAACCGGCCGGCGCTGGTGCTGGCGCACAACAAGACGCTGGCCGCGCAACTCTTCCACGAATTCAAGCAGTTTTTCCCGCAGAACGCCGTTGAATATTTCGTCAGCTACTACGATTACTACCAGCCCGAGGCCTACATTCCTTCCGCCGACGTCTACATCGAGAAGGAAGCCACGATCAATGACGAGCTGGATAAGCTCCGCCTCTCCGCCACGCGCTCGCTGTTCGAGCGGCGGGACTGCATCATCGTCGCTTCGGTGAGCTGCATCTACGGCCTGGGCTCGCCCGAGGCCTACTACGGCATGCTGCTGTTCCTGGAAAAGGGACAGAAGATCGCCCGCCAGGAAATTCTCCGCAAGCTGGTCGAAATTCTCTACGAGCGCAACGACACCGACTTCCGCCGCGGCTCCTTCCGCGTGCGCGGCGACGTGATCGAGGTCTTCCCCACTTACGACGACTTCGCCTACCGCATCGAGCTGTTCGGCGACGAGGTCGAGTCGCTCTCGCAAATCGATCCGCTGTTCGGCGCCGTGCGCCAGCGCTATGCCCGGCTCCCGATCTATCCCAAGACGCACTACGTGATGAAGCCGGAGACCAAGAACCGCGCCATCGAAAGCATCCTGAAAGAACTGGCATGGTGGGAAAAAGAACTCGAGGGCCAGGGACGCATGGTCGAATCGCAGCGCATCCACCAGCGCACGCGCTTTGACCTGGAGATGATGAAGGAAGTCGGCTACTGCCACGGCATCGAGAACTACTCGCGCCACTTCACCGGCCGGCTCCCGGGCGAACCGCCGCCCACGCTGCTCGATTACGTCCCGCGCGACTTCCTGCTCTTCGTGGACGAATCCCACCAGACCGTGCCGCAGCTCCACGCCATGTGGCACGGCGACCGCTCGCGCAAGGAAGTGCTCATCGAGTACGGATTCCGCCTGCCCTCCGCGCTGGACAACCGTCCGCTCACCTTCGAGGAATTCGAGCACCGCGTGAACCAGGCCATCTACGTCTCGGCGACGCCCGGGCCGTACGAGCTGACCAAGTCGGCCGGCGTTGTGACCGAACAGATCATCCGGCCCACCGGCCTGGTGGATCCCGAAGTCGAAGTCCGCCCCGTCAAAGGCCAGATTGACGATTTGCTGCACGAAATCCGCGCGCGTGTGGCGCGCAAAGAGCGCGTGCTCGTCACCACGCTGACCAAGCGCATGGCCGAAGACCTGGCCGAGTACTACACCGAAGTCGGCGTGCGCTGCCGCTACATGCATTCGGAGATCGAGACGCTGGAGCGCGTGAAAATCCTGCGTGACCTGCGCCGCGGCGAGTTCGACGTGCTCATCGGCATCAACCTGCTGCGCGAAGGGCTCGACCTGCCCGAGGTATCGCTGGTCGCCATTCTCGACGCCGACAAGGAAGGCTTCCTGCGCTCCTCCGGCTCGCTCATCCAGACCATTGGACGCTGCGCCCGCAACCTGAACGGCCGCTCCATCCTCTACGCCGACCGCATGACCGACTCGATGAAGAAGGCGATCGACGAAACCGAGCGCCGCCGCGCCATCCAGCGCGCCTACAACGAGGAGCACGGCATCACGCCGGAGAGCATCGTGCGGCCGGTGAGCATGGCGCTGGCGTCAATCGTCGAAGCCGACTACGTGGACGTGACCTCGGCCAGCGACGAGGTCCCCGAATTCAAGTCGCAGGAAGAGCTCGACGCCTACATCGCCAGGCTCGAGGCCGACATGCGCGAAGCCGCCAAGCGCTTCGAGTTCGAGCAGGCCGCCAAACTCCGCGACCGCGTCCGCGACCTGCGCACCAAGGAATTCCTGTTCGCGTAA
- the pckA gene encoding phosphoenolpyruvate carboxykinase (ATP), producing MATQTDVRSELHELLGRQGVHRNLCEGPLVEHALRRGEGRLASNGALVAYTGKHTGRTPKDKFTVNDAITADKVAWGAVNQPFESEKFDALLGRVLDYLRGRELFVQDLRAGADDTHCLPIRVVNEYAWHNLFARQLFVRPSPAELQLHRPEFTVIAAPGFQADPARDGTRTEAFIITDFTRHVVLIGGTRYAGEMKKSIFSVMNFLLPPQDVFPMHCSANVGADGVTALFFGLSGTGKTTLSADPMRRLIGDDEHGWGPAGIFNFEGGCYAKCINLSREKEPQIWNALRFGCVLENVVIDPETHVPNYDDQSITENTRAAYPVDFIDNAVIPGVGGHPKNVVFLTADAFGVLPPIARLANEQAMYQFLSGYTAKVAGTEAGVKEPQATFSTCFGAPFLPLAPKVYAEMLGRRLKQHSAQCWLVNTGWQGGPPGVGKRMDLPYTRAMVRAAVDGRLAKVEFETESSFGFSIPKALPEVPAQLLNPRNAWSDKAAYDRKAAELSARFEENFKRFEAPEAVRNAGPKAKK from the coding sequence ATGGCTACACAAACCGACGTCAGGAGCGAGCTCCACGAGCTGTTGGGCCGCCAAGGCGTACATCGCAACCTGTGCGAAGGCCCCCTGGTGGAGCACGCCCTGCGCCGCGGCGAGGGCCGGCTCGCCAGCAACGGGGCGCTGGTGGCCTACACCGGCAAGCACACCGGCCGCACCCCCAAAGACAAATTCACGGTCAACGACGCCATCACCGCCGATAAGGTGGCCTGGGGCGCCGTCAACCAGCCCTTCGAATCGGAGAAATTCGATGCCCTGCTCGGCCGCGTGCTCGATTACCTTCGCGGCCGCGAGCTCTTCGTCCAGGACCTGCGCGCCGGCGCCGACGATACCCACTGCCTGCCCATCCGCGTGGTCAACGAGTACGCCTGGCACAATCTGTTCGCGCGGCAACTGTTCGTTCGCCCCAGCCCAGCTGAACTGCAGCTCCACCGGCCGGAGTTCACCGTCATCGCCGCCCCCGGCTTCCAGGCCGACCCCGCGCGCGACGGCACCCGCACCGAAGCCTTCATCATCACCGACTTCACCCGCCACGTAGTGCTCATCGGCGGCACGCGCTATGCCGGCGAGATGAAGAAGTCCATCTTCAGCGTGATGAACTTCCTGCTGCCGCCGCAGGACGTCTTCCCCATGCACTGCTCGGCCAACGTCGGCGCCGACGGCGTCACCGCGCTCTTCTTCGGGCTCTCGGGCACCGGCAAGACTACGCTTTCCGCCGATCCGATGCGCCGCCTCATTGGCGACGACGAGCACGGCTGGGGACCGGCCGGCATTTTCAACTTCGAAGGCGGCTGCTACGCCAAGTGCATCAACCTCTCGCGCGAAAAAGAGCCGCAGATCTGGAACGCCCTCCGCTTCGGCTGCGTGCTGGAAAACGTGGTGATTGATCCGGAAACCCACGTCCCCAACTACGACGACCAGAGCATTACCGAAAACACCCGCGCCGCCTACCCGGTCGACTTCATCGACAACGCCGTGATCCCCGGCGTCGGCGGACATCCGAAGAACGTGGTGTTTCTCACCGCCGACGCCTTCGGCGTGCTGCCGCCGATTGCGCGCCTGGCGAACGAGCAGGCCATGTACCAGTTCCTCTCCGGCTATACCGCCAAGGTCGCCGGCACCGAAGCCGGCGTCAAAGAGCCGCAGGCCACCTTCTCCACCTGCTTCGGCGCGCCCTTCCTGCCGCTCGCCCCCAAGGTCTACGCCGAAATGCTCGGCCGCCGCCTCAAGCAGCACAGCGCGCAATGCTGGCTGGTGAACACCGGATGGCAGGGCGGCCCCCCGGGCGTGGGCAAGCGCATGGACCTGCCTTACACCCGCGCCATGGTCCGCGCCGCCGTGGATGGGCGGCTGGCGAAGGTCGAATTCGAAACCGAGTCTTCGTTTGGCTTCAGCATTCCCAAGGCCCTGCCCGAAGTGCCGGCGCAGCTGCTGAACCCGCGCAACGCCTGGTCCGACAAGGCCGCCTACGACCGGAAGGCCGCCGAGCTCTCCGCCCGCTTTGAAGAGAATTTCAAACGCTTCGAAGCGCCGGAAGCGGTGCGCAACGCCGGGCCGAAGGCGAAGAAGTGA
- a CDS encoding PilZ domain-containing protein: MIQAQHDQRGTRRFALRLPVTVRFADQNAGEVAAQTKDVSARGVFFYLDSNIEEGSRLEFTLTLPPEITLTESIRVRCKGRVVRVDPASPDGKVGIAAIIEQYEFLAEQ; encoded by the coding sequence ATGATTCAAGCGCAACACGACCAGCGCGGGACACGACGCTTCGCGCTCCGGTTACCGGTCACGGTGCGGTTCGCCGACCAGAATGCCGGTGAAGTTGCTGCCCAGACCAAAGACGTCAGCGCGCGCGGCGTTTTCTTCTACCTGGACAGCAACATCGAAGAGGGCTCGCGCCTGGAATTCACCCTCACGCTTCCGCCCGAGATCACGCTGACCGAAAGCATCCGCGTGCGCTGCAAGGGCCGCGTGGTGCGCGTGGACCCCGCCTCGCCCGATGGCAAAGTGGGCATCGCGGCGATCATCGAGCAGTACGAATTTCTCGCCGAACAGTAA
- the pgeF gene encoding peptidoglycan editing factor PgeF, with protein sequence MPTTTKATETQPAILLAENFSGIPWLVHGFSTRRPPSPGGQHEKRGADFNLGLIEGANKAGVERNRRLFLRALIGGRPARPWTLVTARQAHSDVAHHIRRTPARPLALTGDGLITKAPGLLLAIKTADCLPVLIVDVKHKAVGAFHAGWRGTAARVVEKGVGAMRRAFGSRAPDLRAAIGPGIHVCCYEVGEEVREKFESQFAYAAELFRENFEVDPVRQKYPMLFMNQRAPGHAEVSRQIHLDLVEANRRQLLHAGLAAENISASPLCTACRTDLLFSHRREHGRAGRMMAAIGIR encoded by the coding sequence ATGCCCACCACAACCAAGGCCACGGAAACCCAGCCCGCAATCCTGCTTGCAGAAAACTTCTCCGGCATTCCCTGGCTCGTTCACGGGTTCAGCACGCGCCGGCCGCCTTCGCCGGGCGGTCAGCACGAAAAACGCGGGGCCGATTTCAATCTCGGGCTGATTGAGGGAGCCAACAAGGCCGGCGTCGAGCGGAACCGGCGGCTGTTTTTGCGCGCGCTCATTGGCGGGCGGCCGGCAAGGCCGTGGACGCTTGTCACGGCGCGACAAGCGCATTCCGACGTGGCGCACCACATTCGGCGCACGCCTGCGCGCCCGCTCGCGCTCACCGGCGACGGCCTGATCACGAAGGCGCCGGGGCTGCTGCTGGCCATCAAGACCGCCGATTGTCTGCCCGTGCTGATCGTGGACGTGAAGCACAAGGCCGTGGGCGCGTTTCATGCCGGATGGCGCGGCACTGCCGCGCGCGTAGTCGAGAAAGGCGTAGGCGCCATGCGCCGCGCCTTCGGCAGCCGCGCCCCGGACCTGCGCGCCGCGATTGGTCCGGGGATCCACGTGTGCTGCTATGAGGTGGGCGAAGAGGTGCGAGAAAAGTTCGAATCGCAGTTTGCCTACGCCGCGGAGCTGTTCCGGGAAAACTTCGAAGTCGATCCGGTGCGGCAGAAGTATCCCATGCTGTTCATGAACCAGCGCGCGCCGGGACACGCCGAGGTGAGCCGCCAGATCCATCTTGACCTGGTGGAGGCCAACCGGCGGCAGCTGCTGCACGCCGGGCTCGCGGCTGAGAACATCAGCGCGTCGCCGCTGTGCACCGCCTGCCGGACGGACCTGCTGTTTTCGCACCGCCGCGAGCACGGGCGCGCGGGAAGGATGATGGCCGCAATTGGCATCCGTTAA
- a CDS encoding energy transducer TonB produces the protein MASPGTKPAPVKPAPKRAAAPPPPPDILPTLFGAGYGVYAVQRRTFAYSFGLHMVGLAAILLSGMIVVSHPQQVKQVVSLVTDISPYVLPPSKTEAGGGGGGGDRDKLEASKGAAPKFAREQFTPPAVVLRNPDPKLPMEPTVVGPPEVKLAQLPNVGDPLSSVLTPSNGTGSGGGIGSGSGGGVGSGRGPGVGPGWGGGIGGGPYRVGGGVSAPRVIYQPDPEYSEEARKSKYQGVVVLWCVVGPDGRVHDVRVQRSLGLGLDEKAIEAVKTWKFEPARKDGQPVAVQINVEVNFRLY, from the coding sequence ATGGCGTCTCCGGGTACGAAACCAGCACCGGTCAAGCCCGCGCCGAAGCGCGCCGCGGCTCCACCGCCGCCTCCTGACATCCTGCCCACCCTGTTTGGCGCAGGATACGGCGTTTATGCGGTGCAGCGCCGTACTTTTGCCTACTCGTTCGGACTTCACATGGTCGGACTGGCGGCCATCCTGCTCTCCGGCATGATCGTCGTTTCGCACCCGCAGCAAGTGAAGCAGGTGGTAAGCCTGGTGACCGACATCAGCCCCTACGTCCTGCCGCCTTCCAAGACCGAAGCCGGCGGCGGTGGCGGGGGCGGCGATCGCGACAAGCTCGAAGCCAGCAAGGGCGCCGCGCCCAAGTTCGCGCGCGAACAGTTCACGCCTCCGGCGGTGGTTTTGCGCAATCCTGATCCCAAGCTTCCCATGGAGCCCACCGTGGTCGGCCCGCCGGAAGTGAAGCTGGCGCAGTTGCCCAACGTGGGCGATCCGCTCTCCAGCGTCCTGACGCCCTCCAACGGCACCGGGTCGGGCGGCGGCATTGGCTCAGGCTCGGGCGGCGGCGTGGGCTCCGGACGCGGGCCCGGCGTCGGCCCCGGATGGGGCGGCGGCATTGGCGGCGGTCCGTATCGCGTGGGTGGCGGCGTGAGCGCACCGCGCGTCATCTACCAGCCCGACCCGGAGTATTCGGAGGAAGCCCGCAAGTCGAAATACCAGGGCGTCGTCGTGTTGTGGTGCGTGGTGGGACCTGACGGCCGCGTGCACGACGTGCGCGTGCAGCGCTCGCTCGGTCTGGGACTCGACGAAAAGGCCATCGAAGCCGTGAAGACCTGGAAGTTCGAGCCCGCCCGCAAGGACGGCCAGCCCGTAGCCGTGCAGATCAACGTGGAAGTGAACTTCAGACTTTATTAG